The genomic region GGCTGCTGCATAATCAGTGAAGGCGGTTGAGGCGTAGGCTCCGCCGCGGTCGTATCCGTAGTTCAGGACAGAGTCACTGCCGCCCAAGCTGTCGATCACCTCGTCCATTCCGCCGACATGGTCTTCGTGGTAATGGCTGACCACGGTATAATCCAGGTGATGGGTTTGTACGCTGTCCCTTAAAAAAGGCCATATCTTGCCGTATCCCTTGCCGGTCTCACCGGCATCGAACAACAACGATTTCCCCGAAGGCGAAAGCACCAAGGTGGCGTCTCCCTGGCCCACATCCAGGCAGATTATTTTTAAGGGGATGGTGGCCGGGTCGGGCTGGGTGGCAAAACGGAAGGGGTTGGGCTTGGGGCCCGGAACCAGGTCGTTGTTCGAAAGGTCCTTGGCCGCGGTCACCTGGATTTTGTATGTTGTCACATAGCTGAAATTATCATGGGTAAGGGTGGCGGTATCGCTGGCGCCGTTCCAGGAAACTAACCATCCGGCCACCCCGGTGGAGCAGCTATAGGCAAAGCTGGATTGGTTGATCGCCTTGTTAAACCCGATCTTTATCGGAGAATTTATCGCGACATTGGCGGCATTATTTGCCGGAGAGGTGTAGATGACGGTGGGGACGTTGGGCAGGATATCGAAATTTATGGTGTCCCCGGCGATAATGGTCCATGGCGGAGTGCTTTTTACATAGAAATTGACAGGGTTGTCTGACATATCGCGAACTTTGAAGGAATCAATATTTCCGGTAGGCACAGCAAACATGACATAGCCGGGATCACCGGAATCATATCCTTCAATGACATAGTTATTCTCAGTGATATAGGAGCCTACTATGGTGTCCGCCCGGTAAGCCAGCACCACATAGTTTGCCAGCGGCGTGGAATATGATGGATCGCCGTATATATGACCCTCCATCCAAGCCCCCTGGGTTGACATATCCATCACCGTCAGTAGCTGGCGGGGCGAATCGCGATTTGAACCGGTAACCGTGGTATCCGCCAGCCGTCGGATCCTGGCCAGTATATATTGTGACTGCGGAGTGGTGTCGCACTTGGTGACGAACCAGACCTTGGTGGTCTCTCCGGAATCGGCGGCGGCAATATGCTTGGAATTATAATATGCCGTCAGATCGCCGCCCCAAGTATTGCGTGCACTCGCCTCCCAGGCGGTGCTGTCCTGCCAGTGAAAGTGGTTATTTCCAGCGGTTGTGCTGGAACTGCCAATGCGGCATCTCCCCACAAAATTTTCGCCGGTGGTATCGGGAATGATGCCCACCAGAACCGCAAAAGGGTTTCCGGTGCTGGCTGCAGCCTGGCCGGATATATAGACTGGATATTTGACGATTACAGCGTAATCCGTGGCCAGAGTTTGTCTTATAAATAATATCTGACTGAAAAGTATTATTACCAGTGATATCTTTTTCATAAATACTCGCCGTTTACTGTGTTTGCTTAATTATACATCATACAAATTCCATACCTAATGATCAGGAATTTGCTGATATCAATTTAAGGCTATGGAAGCATTATAGTTATGATAAACTATAGACTGGCGGATAGTAATACCTTATTAAATACCAAATCACAAATGCAATAACTACACCCAGAGATATGATATTTTGCAATTTTTGTTAAAATTTTGCATTTAAAAAGCGGCTCTATCAGATGATAGAGCCGCTTTATGAAAATCTTTTTTATTTATCCTTTTACTTTTTTCAAGGCCTCCAGTTTTTGCCGGGTTTTTTCCAGATTTCTTTTGGCTTGGCTATGTCCGGGATCTGCCGATAATATTTTCTGCCAGATGCTTAAAGCCCGTTGGTAATCCCCGGAGCTGTACAGCTTAGTTCCTTCCTTGTACAGGGCGTCGATCTCCGGCTGGGATAATTTCGGGGCGGATGGTTGTCTGGCCTTTATGGTCACCCTGTCCTGCTGTTTTGGGGCCGCTCCGGTTTGTTTTGCGCTTCTGGCTGATCTCGGTTTTGCCTCTGTTTTGGGAGAGGTATCTATTTTTACCGTGCTGACTCCGCCGAACACCACTTTCTTTACCGGCCGGATCTTTTTCACTATGGCAAATTCCAGGTGGTTTGATATCTCCCCCTGCTTGATGTTTATCAGCCTGGAAGGTTCGCTTTTTAAATCGTAATCCGGCGGAATGCTATTGCGGTCGATGTTCAGGGTCTGTTGGCCGGTGGGAACGTTGGTTATCCGAAACATCCCCCCGCCGTTTGTGACCGAAGCGGAATTTGACGGTTGCAGTATCAGTGTGACGCCAGACAGCCCGTAATCCTCTCCGTCGAACTTTCCGTTATTGTTTTCATCCACATATACCCGCCCCTTGATGCCCCCCAGGGACGAAACAGCAAAATTGACCAAGGTGGAGCGCCACCCCCCCAGAGAAGCCTGTTTCTCCCCGACGCCGATGATGTTATACTCCGCCGAGAGCGTGGAGATATCAATTTTTATCGTCGGGTTCTTGCTGTTGATTTTATTGAACTGGTATTTTCCACGGGCATCGGTGATGGTCCTTCGTCCGTCGGAAAGGTTCAGGATGATCCCGGGCAGACCGTATTCACCGGCATCCTGAAGGCCGTTCTTGTTGGCATCCAAAAACACCAGCCCCTCCATAACATTCCCGGAGATGTCCATCCTCCTGGTTATAAACAAGCCCAAGCGCGACCTGTCACGCAGATAGAAGAAGCCGGTATCCTGGGCGATGTTGTTCTCGTTCCACCAGGAGAGGTCCAGCAGATATTTCTTAGAGAAGTTCAATTTCAACTGAAGGTTGGCTACCAGGCTTCCGTTTCGCCCGTAATGCTGGTCGCCCCGATCGTTTAATCCCATTTCGGCAATGACCCGGCTTCCGCCCCACAACCCCACATTACTTCCGGCCCGATATTTCCGTAAATACCCGGAATTATTCTGCCGGTTGTCTTTCCACTGGTCAAATTCTCCGCTCATCCAGAAAGTTGCTAGTTGCGTCCGATAAAGTGGTTTCACCCGCCAGGATTGCCTGGTTGCATCCATTGACTGCAGTTTTTTCTCGATCCGGTTGTTGACCTGGTACTTTAAGCCCATCTCAAACCGGTTGATGCTTTGGCTCATCTCGACCGATTTGTCATCGGAAATATACCATTTGGAATTGGGCCCTCCCCAGTCGACCTTCTTGTCGGTATTGGTGTAGTTTGCCTTGACCGCTGGAAGATTGGGTAGTTTCATGCTGGAGCCGGCCCCCCAGCTGTTGGTAATCATGGGATAGAGGGTGTCGCCGTCGGCATTATAGTTGGTGAATCTGCCGTCCAGCCCGAATATTTCGTTGGGCCTCCAGCTGGCGTAGAACCTGGGGCCGTAATAATTCTTGGTCTGCAACGGGCGGAAATATGCCCCCAGAAAGTCCATCCCCCCCGAGACCCGGTACTTCTTCCTGGCCCAGGTGACATTGGTGGAAACAGAGGGCGCCGATTTGGTAATTATGCTGCCGCCCGATATTTCCTGCCTTCTTTTCCAGGCCGTACCCAGCATCATATTAAGACCCCAGGGCATTACGATGTCAAACTGCTGGCCAAAACCCACCGCCCGGCGGTAAAGGGTATCGGTGGCTTGCTTGCTTTCCTCGTTGTATATGTAGAATTTTCCAGAAAGCCAATCCAGTGGCTTGATCCCGACATATGATCCAAAAGCGCTTTTATTGTTAAGCGAAGAGCTTTTTTGGTATAGATATGATGGTGCTCCGCCGTATATCCCCGAGGAAAAGCCCTTATATCGGTATTCTGCAACAACTCCTCTTATCCTGCCGTACATTACTCCCGCATTATATGGCAAATTTACATTTCTATCACCAAGGTAAACATTAACAGTGCTGCTTCCTAAAACTATCTGATCGAAGCCGAGCTTTATGGTCTGCAACTGGGCTTGATCAATGCTGCTGTAATACACGGCCAGCTCTGAGGACAGCCGGTAGCTTTCCATTTTCTTGTCAAAGGCGCTGCTGATGTTATGCCTGTATTCCTGCTGGCCGTAATTTTGCCCTCTTAACTTGTTGCCGTTCTCAAAACCATAGGTAAAATAAAGCTGATCCCCGGCCTGCAATATTGCCGGGCCGGCAATCAACAATAAAATTATGATTTTAAAAAATCTATTCATCTACCCTTTTATTTTTTTCAAGGCATCCAGTTTGGCCTTGGTTCTCTCCATATTCTTTCGAGCGGTGGAATTGCCCGGATCGACCCTTAAAAGTTTTTGCCAGGTGGCCAGAGATGCCTGGTAATCCCCGGAGGTATATTGCTTGGTGGCCAAAGCATAGAGATTCTTTATCTCCTCCGGCGAGGCTTTAGCCACCGGCTCGGCTTTTTTAACCGGCTGGCGGGTGGTTTTAATTGGCGCCTTGGGTTCCGGGATCGGCCAGCTGTGCCTGGGAGCCTCGGCAGCGACCAGTTTGACCTTGAGTTCGCCCGATAGTATCTCCGAGCCGCCGTAATCAACCATGGCAATCAGATCATAACTGCCCGGCCTGATATTGTTTATCGGTATCCTGATTATTCTTTCGGCAAAGGGCAGCACCGCTTGATTGTCCTCATTGATCATGAGTTTATTCACCGTCCAGCCGATCTGGTCCTTGATCTCCACAGTTCCAGTGGGTCGGACCAGCAGATTGCCCTTATTTTTAAATCCCAGCTCTATCTGGGCGATATTCTCCGATCCGGTGCTGTTCATGGAAAGGGACGTAAGCTCACCGCTTTTAAAGCCGGTCCCGGTAACATTTAGGACAAAGATAGTGCCTACTCTTACTGCCAGCTTGCTGCCTGACCCCTTGGTTTTTTCCTGCGGTTTGGAATGAAAGAAAATTGAGGCCAAATAAGTCCCGGCAGCATTATCCGGCACCTTGAAGGTATAGCGCACTCTTTGACTGGTCCCCTGTGAAAGGACGAAATCTTCCGGGTTTACCAGCATCCACGATTCGCAAGAGAAGGAAAGCGTCCCTCCATCGGGATAAGTAAGATTCCCTAGCTTATCCATCCCCAGGTCGGTTATATAACTCAACACCCTTACCGGGTTGCTCCCCTTATTCTCCACCGTTATTACGCCGGTACGACTTTCGCCGGGGACAACATTCAGATCCACCCGGGGGGGCCAAACATTCAATGAGATTGGTGACTGCCCAAAGGATAGGGAAGTCCAAATAATGTTAATCAGTAAAAAAAGAGAACTTTTAGCCATTAGCATAGTAAATTATTTAAACTAAAAGCGAGGCACCCCTTAATAAAAGTGATGCCCCGCTTTGTTAAGCAAGCGCCTACGGGGTTGCAGTCAGCGTGTAGGTGATGGTGTTGGTATAGATGCCGGCCATCGCTGGATCCGGGATCAGTATGTCCAGGGTTGTGGTCAGGTCCGTCCCTGCGCCCAAATTCTTATACTCGATCGCAGCACAGGTATATGCTGTGGTCGGAGCCAGAGTAAACTCCCCGTCAACCCAGGTGCCGGCTCCACCGCTACCGGTATAGGTCAAGTTAGCAGAGGGGAAGATTTCGGTTGCGTCAACGGTGTGGGTCAGGTCCTGATCCTTGTTGAGCTTCAGGTGCCAAGCGATCTTTTGATTGGTCCTGACATTGACATTAACTGCGTCTGAAGCATTGTCGCCGGGGATCAGGATCCCGAAATCGATTGCCGCCACGTCTAAAGTCAGGGTCCAAACACCGCCGACTGTAACCTGAACATCAACGTCGCTGGTTACATCTGCAGGCTGTGCCATTGCCATCCCGGCAAACAGTGCGACTACTAAGCTGGCAAGCAAAAGTTTTTTCATGGATCTACCTCCTTACTAAGTTGATAATTATTTTTAACTTGTTGTCTTAACAATAATTGCATGCAATTTTTGTTCCATTTACTCTATTATTTCATATACTACATTTTGTGTTTTGACCTTTGTCTGCATACACTATATACTTGAGAATTATTTTTATAAAATTTAAGTGCAAAATCTTGTCTTGCGTTTTGCACTTTTGTGCGTTCTTGGTATCATTAATGATGCCAAAATATATCATATCTTTTCTATGATTTCCAAAATTCGTAACCATTCAGCCACAAAAGGCACAACGGGCACAAAATGGATATGAAAATGAATTGCTGGGGCTTTGTGATAATCTAAGGCCGATGTTTTTTAATTTTAATCATTTTACGACCAGTGCCTTTAGCGAAAATATACATTTCAAGAAAATTATTTTGTGAATTATGTGCTTTCTGTGGTCAATTCAGGGAAAAGATGCCACAACTATGATGCCGGTATGGTGGGCGATGAGGGGATCGAACCCCCGACCTCCTGCGTGTAAAGCAGGCGCTCTAACCAAGCTGAGCTAATCGCCCAATGATAAAATAAGGCCTTTGTATGATTGTAGTATATATCATTTTAAGCCATTTTGTCAAGCAATACCCAGTCCGGAAATAGAGCAAAACAAACTATGGGATATTTAAATATTCCATAGTTTGTTTATACACCTCTCTTTGTTTTAAGATTTATATTTGCAAGTTGTGCCTGAAAATAACTATCACTATCATTTGGGCTCGGCTACAAAAGATGCTTCAAATTGGTAATCGCCAGCCAGCGTATTGTCGGCAAGCACATATCTTATATCCAGGGAGACGTTGGAACCTCTCTCGATCTTATAACTTTCGTATATATCGTGCAAACTCCCATTGGCTTCACGGAAATCCTTTTCACCGGACAGCCTGTACAGTATTTTACCTTTCAGACCATTGATCGAAGGATCTATCTGTCCCATTACCCTGGCGCCATCACTGCTGTTACACCACACTTTTAGGACAATGGCTTTCGGCAGATCAACATACCCCCTGGTTTTATCTTCGTTGCTGACACTTAAAATATTTGAGGCGCTCAGAACTTCGATCCGGGCCTTTTTAGCCACGCTTACCGATACATTAACGGTCCGGGAGATATCGCTGGGGGTCAATAAAGCAACCGTCTGGCCGAAAACGAATTTTGCGCTTATTGCCAGGGTCGCGATCATTATTATTTTGACATGCTTTTTCATTTTGTTCTCCTGACAATATATAAAGCATTGGGCATGCCAAAATGATATTCAATTTATATCTTCTTTAATCACATAGTGTTATATGGATTATTTTTTATTTTCCGCTTATTATTTATCTATTTTTTGTCAAATATATGTGACAGTAGAACTCCATAAAGGACAAAAGCCCCGGCGTATAAAACGCCGGGGCTTTAATATTATTAGGTTATTCTCCCAGATCGCCCATGTAGCCGATAGGGTCGACCGGGGTGCCGTTCATCCGCACTTCATAATGCAGATGCGGGCCTGTGGAGCGCCCGGTGGACCCGACAAACCCTATTATCTGGCCTTTTTTCACCCGGTCGCCGATCTCCACGTTGAATTTGGAAAGGTGCCCGAATCTGGTGGTATAGCCGGTTCCGTGATCCAGCTCGATCAAATTGCCATAATCCCCCACCCGGCTTCTAATGGTCACTACTCCCTCGGCCGGGGCGCTTACCGGTGTGCCCCGGGGCACGGCAATGTCCAACCCGTAATGGTTCTCCGAATGCCCGCTCCGTCTCCATCTCCTGACCCCGAAAGTGGAGGTCATCTTGCCGAACAGGGGCGCCAGCTCCGGCGTAGCCGAAAGCAGACATTCCTTGGTCTCCAGATAGCTGTCCACTTTTTTGAGATCTGCTACCTGCTGAAAAATATCGGGGCTGACCTTGGATTCCAATTGGGTAGTTTCGATCGGATGGCTTATGTCGTACTTACCAAGAATGATCGGCGATTCAGGGCCTCCGGCAGCCTCTCCTTCTTCCACGATGTTGGCGGTCTTGAAACCGGCCTGGATCTTTACCTTTACCGCCAGTTTGCGCAGGTTGTCCACCTGCCGGGCCAGGTTCCCCACCGATGCCAGGTAATTGCTGCGCTCTTTCTTCAGCTGAGCCTGGAGTGATGAGATGTCGCTGGCCAGCGAATCCTTGACATGGTCGTAGCTTTTCCGCTCGACCCGCAAAACCTTGTTTTCCTTGAAGGTGGGTTCAAAGGCCGTCTTGAGTTTGTAATGGAACAGATAATGCCGGGCGATAAAAAACCCGGAGATGCCCACCGCCGCTACTGTAACCAGCAAAATGGCATTCAGCCACCAAGAGTGAAGGAACACCGACTTCCCGTGCTCGCCGTGATGCGGAAGGATGATGAAGGAATATGACTTTTTAAATATCATATATCTTCTCCTCTTTTTTACCACAAAGACACCAAGCCACCAAATACAAAAATCACAATTTACGATTCACATTTCACGGTTTTTTGTGTTCTTTGTGCCTTTTGTGGTTAATTAGGTTTCAGTACGCCCAGTTTCTTTCCAACCTTGGTGAACGCCGCTATAGCCTTGTCCAGATGCTCC from Candidatus Edwardsbacteria bacterium harbors:
- a CDS encoding Ig-like domain-containing protein, with the translated sequence MKKISLVIILFSQILFIRQTLATDYAVIVKYPVYISGQAAASTGNPFAVLVGIIPDTTGENFVGRCRIGSSSTTAGNNHFHWQDSTAWEASARNTWGGDLTAYYNSKHIAAADSGETTKVWFVTKCDTTPQSQYILARIRRLADTTVTGSNRDSPRQLLTVMDMSTQGAWMEGHIYGDPSYSTPLANYVVLAYRADTIVGSYITENNYVIEGYDSGDPGYVMFAVPTGNIDSFKVRDMSDNPVNFYVKSTPPWTIIAGDTINFDILPNVPTVIYTSPANNAANVAINSPIKIGFNKAINQSSFAYSCSTGVAGWLVSWNGASDTATLTHDNFSYVTTYKIQVTAAKDLSNNDLVPGPKPNPFRFATQPDPATIPLKIICLDVGQGDATLVLSPSGKSLLFDAGETGKGYGKIWPFLRDSVQTHHLDYTVVSHYHEDHVGGMDEVIDSLGGSDSVLNYGYDRGGAYASTAFTDYAAALGAKRKTIGLNQSIDLGSGVNAKCVAVNGQTQGDNITPSDENDYGIGLLIQYGGFKMIVSGDLGGYNSGGYKDVESILGPDIGKVSVLHANHHGSQNSSNPYWVSTLDPKVSVISVGNNGYGHPTQLALDRLCNDPGANNYIYQTELGSGGTIPVGRGEVVGSNVWIEVTADTFTVNSSDKYPNPVLLSSLSAALDGQGHGMIKWRTESEKDCDRWEIERTDDPSAGYVKIGETAGNGTTNQPSEYSFTDPHQLSAGDYYYRIAQYDFSGTITYYGPVKLSMDGGGLLPAEFKLGNNYPNPFNRDTKISYQIPGAGRVSLAVYNVAGQLVRTLTPPNPPLEGRENREGSVTWDGKDSAGNALPNGVYLFRLSTGGESGIRKMMLIR
- a CDS encoding M23 family metallopeptidase, which codes for MIFKKSYSFIILPHHGEHGKSVFLHSWWLNAILLVTVAAVGISGFFIARHYLFHYKLKTAFEPTFKENKVLRVERKSYDHVKDSLASDISSLQAQLKKERSNYLASVGNLARQVDNLRKLAVKVKIQAGFKTANIVEEGEAAGGPESPIILGKYDISHPIETTQLESKVSPDIFQQVADLKKVDSYLETKECLLSATPELAPLFGKMTSTFGVRRWRRSGHSENHYGLDIAVPRGTPVSAPAEGVVTIRSRVGDYGNLIELDHGTGYTTRFGHLSKFNVEIGDRVKKGQIIGFVGSTGRSTGPHLHYEVRMNGTPVDPIGYMGDLGE